In Acaryochloris marina S15, a single genomic region encodes these proteins:
- a CDS encoding CHAT domain-containing protein has translation MIKIFKTPFRLINLGLLTVAMTLSVADRNMAQTPLDPPITPGTPPTSQSDINMTGQSDGNTDVNPGFEDPPADTPFIDGVPTEIATIETSFAGVYASKFGPFFGEAASADVISQELKKLAKATGTNPALLYVLKTREGLQLVLVTADLSDPELSRIDRAIQVASSQPIQLGQAAPSTDDLNNPNVTFVKVPEATLGQVSKVSKDFRQQISDPVDFKSKSYLDSAQKLHQWMVQPLVAELEKKKIDTIIFSMDTGLRSLPLAALHDGQQFLVEQYNLALIPSFSLTDTRFSPIQGKQVLGMGITKEVEGQSPLPSVAVEIPALTENIWQGSAYLDPDVTLANLKKFTQQQQFDIIHLATHAEFNPGKIDKSFIQLWDGKLTLKDLREVATQSKWSDTPTVELLVLSACQTALGNTDAELGFTGLAIQSGVKSALGSLWFVSDEGTLGLMTGFYQNLKTAPIKSAALRQAQMAMLNGQVRLTDDAQLVLADGSQIALPAIFAERGEVDFTHPYYWSSFTMVGNWN, from the coding sequence ATGATCAAGATATTTAAAACCCCTTTTCGCCTCATTAATCTAGGGTTGCTGACGGTAGCGATGACCTTGAGCGTTGCTGATCGGAATATGGCCCAAACTCCGCTAGATCCACCGATTACACCAGGCACACCTCCCACCAGTCAATCCGATATCAATATGACAGGCCAATCGGATGGAAATACGGACGTCAACCCGGGGTTTGAGGATCCGCCTGCAGATACTCCTTTTATTGATGGTGTACCCACCGAGATCGCCACGATTGAAACCAGCTTTGCAGGGGTTTATGCCTCTAAGTTTGGTCCGTTCTTTGGCGAGGCAGCTTCTGCAGATGTGATTTCCCAGGAGTTAAAGAAACTCGCTAAAGCCACCGGAACCAATCCAGCATTGCTCTATGTCCTGAAAACGAGAGAGGGGCTGCAGCTTGTTTTGGTCACCGCAGACCTTAGTGACCCTGAGTTGAGTCGTATTGATCGAGCTATCCAAGTAGCCTCCAGCCAACCGATCCAACTGGGACAAGCGGCTCCGTCCACAGATGATCTCAATAATCCCAACGTGACGTTTGTAAAAGTACCAGAGGCTACCCTAGGTCAAGTTTCCAAGGTATCTAAAGACTTTCGACAGCAGATCAGTGACCCAGTTGATTTCAAATCCAAAAGCTACTTGGACTCGGCCCAAAAGCTTCATCAATGGATGGTTCAGCCACTAGTCGCCGAGCTAGAAAAGAAAAAGATCGATACCATCATCTTTTCCATGGATACGGGGTTGCGATCGCTCCCCTTAGCCGCCCTCCACGACGGTCAACAGTTTCTGGTGGAACAGTACAACCTGGCATTGATTCCCAGTTTTAGCCTGACGGATACCCGCTTTTCTCCTATTCAAGGCAAGCAGGTTTTGGGCATGGGAATTACCAAAGAAGTCGAGGGCCAATCGCCATTACCCTCTGTTGCAGTGGAGATTCCAGCCCTCACTGAAAATATTTGGCAAGGATCAGCCTATTTAGATCCCGATGTCACCCTCGCCAATCTCAAGAAATTTACCCAACAGCAACAGTTCGACATTATCCACTTAGCCACCCATGCCGAGTTTAATCCTGGCAAGATCGATAAGTCTTTTATCCAGCTTTGGGATGGCAAACTGACCCTCAAGGATTTACGAGAGGTGGCCACCCAATCCAAATGGAGTGATACCCCCACCGTAGAGCTATTGGTGTTAAGTGCTTGTCAAACCGCCCTAGGCAATACAGATGCGGAGCTGGGCTTTACGGGTTTAGCGATTCAATCCGGCGTAAAGTCGGCCCTGGGTAGTCTCTGGTTTGTCAGCGATGAAGGCACGCTGGGCTTAATGACAGGGTTTTATCAAAACTTGAAAACGGCTCCCATTAAGTCGGCGGCGTTGCGGCAGGCCCAAATGGCTATGCTCAATGGTCAAGTTCGATTGACCGATGACGCTCAACTCGTCTTAGCAGATGGCTCTCAAATTGCCCTGCCTGCTATTTTTGCTGAACGCGGCGAAGTGGACTTTACCCATCCCTACTACTGGTCTTCGTTCACCATGGTGGGCAACTGGAATTAA